gattatattttgtttataaaagacagacagagacagggcAGAGACAGACTGAGACGGAGAGATGAtagaaagatagatagatagatagatagatagatagatagatagatagatagatagatagatagatagatagatacctAAATAGATAAACAGttggatagataaatggataaatGAAGAAATAGATGGACAGATGATTAATTGactgatggatatatatatatatatatatatatatatatatatatatatatatatatatatatttatatatatatatatatatatatatatatatatataaacctagaaggggtaccacctctggtgcaagtgtagggacccacagcctcggagaagaaaataaagagtacccagagaagaccttgtggatcctcactgaacactttataaTATAATGGCCAGAACCGCATTACTTGGCCTAGTTGAAAGTCCGGATTTACTTAACAAGCAGAGTGAATTTTGTTATTATCCATTATTTTTTCcaattaatatttttatattacATTAGGAACATGAAATACTGATATAATTAGGTTAAATTGAATTAtgtttcatcaaatttctgttagtTTTACAGGAAATGTAAACAAAAATCAAATCATATGTAATGTCGCTTAAtcgttccataagaaaaaaatgtaaaaatgttATATATCAGGAAAATTCGGCTTGTTTGTGAACTTGGCCTattatgtacaatatatatatatatatatatatatatatatatatatatatatatatatatatatatatatatatatatatatatatatatatatatatatatatatatgtgtgtatatcacgaaaataaacacgtgattaagaatgtgaattAAGAACGTgattaagaatatatatatatatatatatatatatatatatatatatatatatatatatatatatatatatatatatatatatatatatatatatatatatgtcgtacctagtagccagaacgcacttctcagcctactatgcaaggcccgatttgcctaataacccaagttttcatgaattaatgttttttcggctacctaacctaactttttcggctacctaacctataaagataggttaggttaggttaggtagggttggttaggttcggtcatatatctacgttaattttaactccaataaaaaaaaattgaccttatacataatgaaatgggtagctttatcatttcataagaaaaacatttgagaaaatatattaattcatgaaaacttggctaattaggcaaatcaggccttgcatagtaggctgagaagtgcgttctggctactaggtacgacatatatatatatatatatatatatatatatatatatatatatatatatatatgtcgtacctaatagccagaacgcacttctcagccaactatgcatggcccaatttgcctaataagccaagttttcatgaattaatgttttttcgactacctaacctacctaacctaacctaacctaactttttctgctacctaacctaacctaaccgatagagataggttaggttaggttacgtagggttgattaggttcggtcatatatctacgttaattttaacttcaataaaaaaaattgacctcatacataatgaaatgggtagctttatcacttcataaggaaaaaattagaaaaaatatattaattcaggaaaacttggcttattaggcaaatcgggccttgcatagtaggctgagaagtgcgttctggctattaggtacgacatatatatatatatatatatatatatatatatatatatatatatatatatatatatatatatatatatatatatatatatatacgaccaaAGTTGGAGGCTAGACGCTTGGGCCTAGCCTCATCCGAATTGGCGAGAATGGTCTGGGATCCGGGATGAACAGAGGCTGATcggggtcgccagaattcaaaagTAAACAACGTACCAATGCCACATTTAGACCCTCGCGGCGAATTTTGGCACTGTTTGCCACTATTCCTACGAAAATATCTTGAAATGAAATATTCTAAACTGATTCTTTTTCTTAATGGAATACACTACTCTTCATTGATTTCAGGATAATTAACATAAATTTCGTGCTATTTAAACACGGCCATTATCCCATAAAATGTGTAATTTATATTCTGAAATTAACTTCCCCTTATCACTGAGTTTGATTAAAATGCATTTTCACGTAAAAACAATAACATAAGCGTGTCTCAACCGCCAAAAACTGGGTTAACTGTGAAGTCGTGGGCGTTGGACTCTATTGAACCGTGCCTGTACCGCTGCGCTCCAGCAGGCCCACGTGCATCCCACTGAGTGTCGTGTTGCCAAGCGCACACTGTCACCCCGTCGGGAAACATTCTCATAAGCACTTTTGCGTAATTGTTGAGAGAAAGGTATATCTCCGTGACAATCTGGCAACGATATACTGTCTGGTAATTATTTTTTGATTGTGCAAAAAAATATCAGTTGCGAATTGCGTCGTTTGATAActtttaaaatatatgaaatatctgTCTTTAACAGATTTTGACGTATTCAGTACATATGTAGCCTGAGGTTTCCCTGtgacttacgacagatgagactatatacatatatatatatatatatatatatatatatatatatatatatatatatatatatatatatatatatatatatatatatatatatatatgtatatatatatatatatatacacatatatatatatatatatatatatatatatatatatatatatatatatatatatatatatatatatatatatattgcgcaTTCAGAGCTAAATgacaagtttttctctgaatgttctgtgttcccttcttcctttttctttcccctacaattgcaccagaggtggtacccccctttatatatatatatatatatatatatatatatatatatatatatatatatatatatatatatatatatatatatatatatctgtgtgtgtgtgagtgtgtgtgtgtgtgtgtgtgtgtgtgtgtgtgtgtgtgtgtgtgtgtgtgtgtgtgtgtgtgtgtgtgtgtgtgtgtgtgtgtgtgtgtgtgtgtgtgtgtgtgtgtgtgtgtgtgtgtgtgtgtgtgtgtgtgtgtatgtgtgtgtgtgtgtgtgtgtgtaaagagaaAGTGTTTGTCTGAACTTCTGGCATTCCAAGTTTCTAGTAATCAGTTTACCTTCGCTTTCAATTTGGCAGAAAAAGCCATCGCTATCCATTTAAACTTAATTGATCAGAGACGCTGAGGTTCATTTTCTCAATATATTCATCCTCTTTGAGAATAACATATTGGCGGCATATTGCTTCTTCTAACAACTGCTTACTTATTATACAAAGAAACAGAGCAGAGGCAGAAGCTGCATGTGCATGTAATGCATCCTTAGGGGTGACGTCCCCCTGTGCCTCGCGGTCGAGTATGTCATCTAGCAAGATCTCCAACTTCACCTTACGGGTCATCTCGCTTGGTCTGGACACAACGTGGTAGATAATGTCCAGACTTGAGTGTAGTGTTGTCCTCAATGAGCTAGGTTCCGGGGGAGTTACTGATGCCTTATGATAGTGAAGCAGAGACAATGGGCGTTGGTCCTTGTGATAgtgaaggagaagagagagaataacGGATTAAGATGCATGTCTAATAACTAATCAGATAAAATTTTGAAATCAGTCACATACTGGATAGTCTCACGCATGCGCGTGTTCAATACTAGCGGGAAATTACATTATTCTCAGCAATCCACATTTTTTGAACGATCTTATCTAAGAATTCGCACAATTTGAGTACGGAATCGTCTGGTCACCTTGTCTAAGTCTTGAGAGGAATTTCTAGCAAATTTGTCTGTGTTTTATCAATACGCATCCAACCGCTCTCGTCAGGTCGGTACAGTGACCGTCTCTTTTTTTGCACGATCAATGCTCGATCCCTGATGGTTCGAGTGGCTAGGCACTGTTTCTTTTATTCTATCCTCGACCTCCAGCTCCTTTTCCCCATACTCCCTCGAAGTACTATATAATCATACAGGCTTACCTTACTCGCCTGATAATTATTTTACTTTATATCAAATAGATATCTTATGATTTAACAGGAAATGCAGGTAAGTTAGAATCATTTAGTCATATATATCATCAATATATCGCAACGAAGTTATGTTAAGTAGTATTAATTTGGGAAGGAAATTAATAGAAAGTCCATATTGTGATGACGTAGTTATTATTAGGTTTCATTGCCAATTAGGTTGATATCACCTTTTGGTTTTATTGAAAAATAATCTGCATGAATGGGTGAAAAAGTATTCCATAACACACTAATTTTAAGAAATTCAGGTACATGAACTTGATCTGAGAACGCTGGAACATGGCCAGATAACGCTAGAACATGGCCAGAGAACACTGGGACATGGCCAGAGAACGCTGGGACATGGTCAGAGAACAGTAGGACATGGCCGGAGAACGCTGGAACATAGCCAAAGAACGCTGGAACATGGCCAGAGAAAGCTAGAATACGATGGCAACAGAATTTTGAAACATTACAAATAAAATGTATGTTTGGCAGATCAAGATTTGGACGGTTTcagagaaaaaatattattttataatataatattatttcaAAATTAGAGAGAAAAACAGAAAAACCCTTCTGTACCATAATTATATTAAATTTTGCTTCTTGTAACTTATTTTGTTCTCAACAATGCAGTTACTATCAAACGAGCACTTTCTATTTCGATAAACATATACGACAAATCTAAAGCCAATTTGTtttaacaataaaaatatgataaATATCAGTAAAATTGGTTTTGATTGCTTACGAAATACATATtgaaataatatatattgttCCGTAAACTATGCTGGCGAAACAATGGAATAGTTGTGCCCTGCGTGTCTTTTTTGCCTTCAATTGTATTTCAAGTGTCAAATTGTTTCATAATTCTTATAGTTTATTTCAGAAGTTTTAATCCACAAGCCATGAGTGTGTAAGACTGATTGTATACAGTTCTTTAAGCACGAGCAGTATAGTTTCTCGAAGACAAGCTTAACGAAAGAGAACGCTGTTATTAGACATGTAAATGAAAACGCCTTAACCATTCAGGTGAAAGAAAATACTATCATACAGATGCAAATAAAAATAACGCTCACAATATACTGAAGTATTTTGCTAGTAAAATCTTTGAATTCATGTCCGTACAATTGTCCTATAAATGACTGAATAAATGAATCAACGTGGCCTCATTTAACCTTCATACCGGAAATATCTTGAGATCCTAAGACCAGCGGCGGATCTTGTTCCTAAAGAAAATGTGATTTTCTCCATGTTAAACTCTTTATTTTAATGATAATTATTGTCATTATTATGTATATACTATTGGCTTCAGATACAATATATCCATTTCTTTTGTGTTTAAGGTAAAATACATTTTAAGATAAATTTGTACATTTTAAGAtaacaattaatatatatatatatatgtttgatcaTTTTTAActatataatttaaaaaattacAAATTTGCATGTCAAAAACTATGTTCCAATAGATGTATGAAGAATACTCAAAACTTCCCACAAAGATACCCGAAGTCACTTGTGAACGAAACAATGTATAAACTGCGAGATGTATCCTTTTCTGTATGTGTATATACTTGAGGCTTCTTTAGTCCTGGAATATATTCAGGACAAAAGGTTTATTGCTAATTGATCATTAATGATCGTAGTGGtattggtagtgttggtggtgttagtacAAGTGCTCAAATCTGAACACAGAAAACAAGTTGTCAAACAGACCAGAAATCCTGAGACTCATGGAGCTATCGAGCCGACACGCCCTTCCGGGTAAACCTCCTCTCGTTGCTAAAGAGAAATAAATCTTCGAGAAAGGCGGAAGGCGATCAAGAACCACTATCGAGGCGTAGCGCCAGCTGCCACATTGAAGAATGGATTCTTCTAGTGCTGGGTCATCCACGTTGATGATGTGTGTGACCAGAGCGAAGATGGGTTTATATAAAGTGCTTCAGACTTAGCATTGTTACCACTGTGGGCTCTGACATCCTGGCAACTGGACACCAACAAGTCGCTAAGATGGTTTCTAGAACTGTGAGTGAACGAACATCTTTACTGTGAGAATACTAATCAGCAGCTGGTGTTATTTCCCTCTTGAGATTGTCTGGTGTTCAAGATTTGTTGGGACAAGCTGGTTTTGCCGTATTGGAGACCACCTGGCACAGACGTGTGCTAAAACGGTAGGCATAGCTCTCTCCTCCTGAAGCAACTCCAACAGGAAGAGGATAACTCGAACTCCATCTTGATATCTCTACCAAGAATTGTACAGACAATCCATTCTCTACTGCTTGAtggtttggtgttgggattaAACGTCTATGGAAACTTATTAAGACAACAAAATTTTAATGACCAATGAACACAAAAAAGTTGTAGCCCTAGACATAGTCCAAGATTTGTTTATCAATTTTAATGACATATAAGCCAATGTAAAGTGATCGGTCTCCTGACCTTAATTTATAAtccaaattattattttattattatatatctaattgtattatattattataaatactaatACTTTACTATTGATAtggaattatcattattattattttattttattatattattattagtactgttattttatgttattattattattattattattattatttattatcattattattatttattattattattattattatttttcagaTACTACTTCTGTCGGCACTGTTACTCTGGGTCTCCAGCACGGCCAACCCTGGACCACTCTTTTTAAGAGGCAGATATGGCACAAGAGGTGGATATGGAAAGGGCCACGGTGGTGGATATGGCAAAGGCCATGGTGGTGGCTATGGCAAGGGACATAGTGGTGGATATGGAATGGGCCACGGTGGTGGATATGGCAAAGGCCATGATGGTGGCTATGGAAAGGGACATGGTGGTGGATATGGAATGGGCTACGGTGGTGGATATGGCAAAGCCCATGGTGGTGGCTATGGAAAGGGACATGGTGGTGGATATGGTGGAGGTGGCCATAGTGGTGGATATGGCGGAGGTGGCCATAGTGGTGGATATGGCGGAGGTGGCCATAGTGGTGGATATGGCGGAGGTGGCCATAGTGGTGGATATGGCGGAGGTGGCCATAGTGGTGGATATGGCGGAAGTGGCCATAGTGGTGGATATGGCGGAGGTGGCCACAGTGGTGGATATGGCGGCGGTGCCCATAGTGGTGGATATGGCGGAGGTGGTCATAGTGGTGGATATGGTAGTGGTGGCCATGGGGGTGTATATGGTGGAAGTGGCCATGGGAGTGGATATGGTGGAGGGGGCAATGCAGGTGGATATGGCACTAGTGGATATGGAGGAGGTGGCTATGGGGGTGGATATGGTAATAGTGTATATGGTGGAGGTAGCCATGGTGGTGGATATGGTGGGGGCCACGGGAATGGGTATGGTAATAGTGAATATGGTGGAAGTGGCCATGGAAATGGATATGGAAAAGGTAGCCATGGAGGTGGATATGGAAGTAGTGTTTCGGGGGGAAGTGGATATAGTAGCAGCGGTGTATATGATAGTGATGGATATGGAGGCGGAAGTaatgaggaggaatatggtgatgATGAATATGAAGGTGGATATGGAAGTGGTAGTTCTGTGGGAGGCGGAAATAATGGCAATATTTATAGCAGTAGTGGATATGGTGGAGGGAGCCATGGGGGTGGATATGGCAGCAGTGGATACGGCAATAGTGGATATGGTAGCAGTGGATATGACGCAGTATATGGTGAAGTTGGGTATGGCGAAAGTGATTATAAGAGTGGTGGTCATGGAACTGAGTATGGCAATGACAATGGATATGGCAAAGGAGGTGGATATGGCAAAGGAAATGGATATGACAAAGGATATGGATATGGCAAAGGAGGTGGATATGGCAAAGGTGTATATGGTAAAGGAGGTGGATATGGCAAAGGAGGTGGAAATGGCAAAGGAGATGATTATAGCAAAGGAGATGGATATGGCAATGGAGGTGGATATGGCATAGGAGATAATAATGGCAAAGGAgatgaatatggcaaaggagatgTATATGGCAAAGGAGAGGGTTATGGTAAAGGAGATGGATATGGCAAAGGAGATGGATATGGCAAAGGAAGTGGATATGGCGAAGATGATTATGGTAATGGAGATGGGTATGGCAAAGGAAATGGATACAGCAAAGGTGATGTATATGGCAAAGGTGATGCATATGGCAAAGGAGATGAATATGGCAAAGAAGATGGATATGACAAAGGTGAAGGATATGGCAGTAACGGTGGATATAGCTATGGATACAGAAAAGAAAATGTATATGGAAAAAGTGATGGATATAGTTACTATGATGAATCCATTAATGCTGATGAATATGACAAGACTAATGGACACGTCAATGCTGATGTCAAGTCCGATGGATATAGTAATGTTGATCAGCATATCAAGGCTGATGGATATATCAATGCTGATCCGCATATCAAGATTGATGGATATGGGAATGCTGATCAGCATATCAAGGCCGATGGATATGGCAATACTGATCAGCATATCAAGGCTGATGGATATGGCAACGCTGATCATCATATCAAAGCCGATGAATATATCAACGCCGATCAGCATGTCAAGGCCGATGCCGATCAACATATCAAGCATAACGAGAACATCAAAGACAATTGAAGAGACGGACACGGGTATTAATGTGCTCTCTGTGAGGTGAGTGCCACGGGAACACCGTTCCAATTCTTTCCTCTTGTTTTCATTGATATGTTATATATCCTTCCTGTAAGACATGGGGGACAGGGTATGTTATATGCCGTCGTGGATATGTGGATGTATTCTTACCTATTTCATTTATTTAAAACTTTCATCTTAAAAAGGGCTCTTTCTAGACATCTTTGTGACGCTTCTGTGTATTTAGTTTTCCTCACTTTGAACCGTGATCCTTTGTCTATCCAATTTGTTCCGTCGTGTCTCAAGTATGGTGAGGGTTTCATTAACTTATCCTCGAAGAGCTGTGGCGAGCCTTGTAGTAACTTTTCTGATGAATATTCCAAGCCGAGACTATATACTCAGGACTTGGTCTCAAGTAGGCTGTATTCAGGGTTTGGAAGGCTCATTTGTCTCTGTTTCTGAAGAGTATCAAGACGTGTGTCAGTATTACATTCACCTGTGAATATACACCTCGGGGTTATGTTTGGGGTTTCCTGAATATACTTAACAAGTGAGGTTAGGGGTTTTACCTGTCCTTAACTACATTGAAGAACAAGCTACTAACCTATAGGGTGTTTTCCGACGACTTGTTGCATCTAATAGTTTAAAGGCGTCTGCACTTGTCCTTTTATACATAAACTGGTATTATTTTCTCCGTTTGATTCTCCGTTAGGGTTCAGGCCACCCCAAGTGCTTATTGATCAACTAGCAAGTATACTTCAGCTCTAGAAATAAGCCAAAGCAAAATCTGTATATATACGAATTTGCGTATATTTACCTGTTGTGGGAGACAGGTCAGGTGCTGCTTACCCCGGCCTGACTGCTAATCAGTTACTCTCCGATTAAATATAAGCATAACGAACAAAAGAAAATAGTTAACATTAAGTATTTAATACATAAACAAAGTTAAATAATTCCTAAGTAAATATAACTAAAtataatactaatatatataatacatatagaatactagaagggATACCCGGCGGTGCTTGgggtctctgtctctttctctcgacGGCGTGGATGGGAAAACTTCGGATACATTATGAA
The window above is part of the Procambarus clarkii isolate CNS0578487 chromosome 67, FALCON_Pclarkii_2.0, whole genome shotgun sequence genome. Proteins encoded here:
- the LOC123767513 gene encoding uncharacterized protein encodes the protein MAREHWDMARERWDMILLLSALLLWVSSTANPGPLFLRGRYGTRGGYGKGHGGGYGKGHGGGYGKGHSGGYGMGHGGGYGKGHDGGYGKGHGGGYGMGYGGGYGKAHGGGYGKGHGGGYGGGGHSGGYGGGGHSGGYGGGGHSGGYGGGGHSGGYGGGGHSGGYGGSGHSGGYGGGGHSGGYGGGAHSGGYGGGGHSGGYGSGGHGGVYGGSGHGSGYGGGGNAGGYGTSGYGGGGYGGGYGNSVYGGGSHGGGYGGGHGNGYGNSEYGGSGHGNGYGKGSHGGGYGSSVSGGSGYSSSGVYDSDGYGGGSNEEEYGDDEYEGGYGSGSSVGGGNNGNIYSSSGYGGGSHGGGYGSSGYGNSGYGSSGYDAVYGEVGYGESDYKSGGHGTEYGNDNGYGKGGGYGKGNGYDKGYGYGKGGGYGKGVYGKGGGYGKGGGNGKGDDYSKGDGYGNGGGYGIGDNNGKGDEYGKGDVYGKGEGYGKGDGYGKGDGYGKGSGYGEDDYGNGDGYGKGNGYSKGDVYGKGDAYGKGDEYGKEDGYDKGEGYGSNGGYSYGYRKENVYGKSDGYSYYDESINADEYDKTNGHVNADVKSDGYSNVDQHIKADGYINADPHIKIDGYGNADQHIKADGYGNTDQHIKADGYGNADHHIKADEYINADQHVKADADQHIKHNENIKDN